The following proteins come from a genomic window of Anopheles ziemanni chromosome 3, idAnoZiCoDA_A2_x.2, whole genome shotgun sequence:
- the LOC131286824 gene encoding probable ATP-dependent RNA helicase DDX46, with translation MTRTGENGKDRRRSRSKSNSPERKKKRSRSHERSSKSSASRSSASNGSGNAASGSMSSSSGSTGGSSRRERHREQEHREREREQQWEREKERDRELEKEREREAARKREREKEREKLREQATKYAQSVSSSGKQSKFDQMPPGMMAPPPLLPPTVVMVEKLAEEKKPVFREKPKEEVYEVPVAPMDKEEEQRRLEQEMTKRRERIERWRAERNKKEQEIKKPLPTIVPPSASSAKKWSLEDDEEDDETEDAKDKADAAAEEEEEIDPLDAFMKEVNEEVRKVNKLANPMPKTDGKASSSGVTIITGVAKQKPETKKGELIEQNQDGLEYSSEEEQEDIKDTAANLANKQKKELAKIDHSGINYMPFRKSFYVEVPEIARMTQTEIDAYKKELEGIAVKGKGCPKPIKTWAHCGVSKKEFEVLRKLGFEKPTPIQCQAIPAIMSGRDLIGIAKTGSGKTLAFILPMFRHILDQPPLEDGDGPITIIMTPTRELCMQIGKDIKKFSKSLNLRTVCVYGGTGISEQIAELKRGAEIIVCTPGRMIDMLAANSGRVTNLRRVTYVVLDEADRMFDMGFEPQVMRIIDNVRPDRQTVMFSATFPRQMEALARRILKKPIEVQVGGRSVVCKDVEQHVVVLEDEAKFFKLLELLGLYQEQGSIIVFVDKQENADMLLKDLMKASYPCMSLHGGIDQYDRDSTMSDFKQGRVKLLIATSVAARGLDVKQLILVVNYDCPNHYEDYVHRCGRTGRAGNKGFAWTFLTPEQGRYAGDIIRALELSGGTVPDDLRHLWDTYKDAQEAEGKKVHTGGGFSGKGFKFDAQEAAAVNERKKMQKAALGLQDSDDEEDLEQDIDQQIENMFATKRIVKEVEAPVTNTREQTNNAPVVQAPPVPTVTHSDKLELAKRLASKINLQKTLGTDTKGATQQAAEAILKGANTQQLITAKTVAEQLAAKLNNKLNYQPKDEEEPVVETNEQVFRKYEEELEINDFPQQARWKVTSKEALAQISEYSEAGLTVRGTYVPPGKNPPDGERKLYLAIESCNELAVTKAKREITRLIKEELLKLQASSHHVINKARYKVV, from the exons ATGACGCGAACAGGGGAAAATGG GAAGGATCGGCGTCGGTCGCGAAGTAAATCGAACTCACCGGAGCGCAAGAAGAAGCGCTCTCGTAGCCACGAAAGAAGCAGCAAATCGAGTGCGTCACGCTCGTCGGCCAGCAATGGTAGTGGCAATGCAGCATCCGGCTCAATGTCTTCGAGCAGTGGAAGTACCGGTGGTTCGAGCCGCCGGGAACGCCATCGGGAGCAGGAGCACCGGGAGCGCGAGCGGGAACAACAGTGGGAACGGGAAAAGGAACGTGACCGCGAGCTAGAGAAAGAACGCGAACGAGAAGCCGCACGGAAGCGAGAGCGGGAAAAGGAAAGGGAGAAGCTGCGCGAACAGGCCACGAAATA TGCGCAAAGTGTGAGCAGTAGTGGAAAACAGTCGAAATTTGACCAAATGCCACCCGGCATGATGGCCCCACCGCCACTCCTCCCGCCtacggtggtgatggtggaaaaGCTGGCTGAAGAAAAGAAGCCAGTGTTCAGAGAGAAACCGAAGGAGGAAGTGTACGAGGTTCCCGTTGCGCCGATGGACAAGGAGGAGGAACAGCGACGTCTGGAGCAAGAGATGACGAAGCGCCGGGAACGCATTGAGCGTTGGCGGGCGGAACGAAACAAGAAGGAGCAAGAGATCAAAAAGCCACTGCCCACGATCGTGCCACCATCGGCATCTTCGGCCAAAAAGTGGAGCCTCGAAGACGACGAAGAGGACGATGAAACGGAGGACGCAAAGGATAAGGCGGACGCCGCTGccgaggaggaagaagagATCGATCCGCTCGATGCGTTCATGAAGGAGGTCAACGAAGAGGTTCGTAAGGTGAATAAACTGGCCAACCCGATGCCGAAAACCGATGGGAAAGCGTCCAGCAGTGGCGTCACGATTATCACCGGCGTGGCAAAGCAAAAGCCTGAAACTAAGAAGGGAGAGCTGATCGAACAGAACCAGGACGGGCTGGAGTACTCGTCGGAGGAAGAACAGGAAGACATCAAGGACACGGCGGCCAATCTGGCCAACAAGCAAAAGAAGGAGCTAGCAAAGATAGACCATTCCGGCATCAATTACATGCCGTTCCGGAAGTCATTCTACGTGGAGGTACCAGAGATTGCCCGCATGACACAAACGGAAATTGATGCGTACAAGAAAGAGCTTGAAGGAATCGCCGTCAAGGGTAAGGGCTGCCCGAAACCGATCAAAACCTGGGCCCATTGCGGAGTGTCAAAGAAGGAAttcgaggtgcttcgaaagcTGGGCTTCGAAAAACCGACCCCGATCCAGTGTCAAGCCATCCCGGCAATCATGTCCGGCAGGGATTTGATCGGCATTGCCAAGACGGGCAGTGGCAAAACACTGGCCTTCATTTTGCCCATGTTCCGGCACATTCTCGATCAACCGCCACTGGAGGATGGCGATGGACCGATCACGATCATAATGACCCCGACTCGCGAGCTGTGCATGCAGATCGGAAAGGACATCAAAAAGTTCTCCAAGTCGCTGAACTTGCGGACGGTCTGTGTGTACGGCGGAACGGGTATATCGGAGCAGATTGCCGAACTGAAGCGCGGGGCGGAGATTATCGTCTGCACGCCCGGTCGTATGATCGATATGCTGGCGGCAAACTCGGGTCGCGTCACCAACCTACGGCGCGTCACTTATGTCGTGCTGGACGAAGCCGACCGGATGTTCGATATGGGGTTCGAGCCGCAGGTAATGCGCATTATCGACAATGTTCGACCCGATCGCCAGACGGTCATGTTCAGCGCGACTTTCCCGCGGCAGATGGAAGCGCTTGCCCGAAGGATCTTAAAGAAGCCGATCGAGGTTCAGGTCGGGGGCCGATCGGTCGTCTGCAAGGATGTCGAGCAGCACGTGGTCGTGCTGGAGGATGAGgcgaaatttttcaaactaCTCGAACTGCTCGGTCTGTATCAGGAGCAGGGCAGCATCATCGTGTTTGTCGATAAGCAGGAAAACGCCGATATGCTGCTGAAGGATCTCATGAAAGCATCCTACCCGTGCATGAGTCTGCACGGAGGCATCGATCAGTACGATCGTGACTCTACCATGAGCGACTTCAAGCAGGGTCGGGTGAAGCTTCTCATTGCGACCTCCGTCGCCGCCCGTGGCCTGGACGTGAAGCAGTTGATTCTGGTAGTAAACTACGACTGTCCGAATCACTACGAAGACTACGTGCACCGATGCGGACGGACGGGCCGTGCCGGTAACAAAGGTTTTGCCTGGACATTCCTCACCCCGGAGCAGGGACGGTACGCGGGTGATATCATCCGAGCCCTGGAACTGTCCGGTGGCACCGTACCGGACGATTTGCGCCATCTCTGGGACACATACAAAGACGCGCAGGAAGCCGAAGGCAAGAAAGTGCACACCGGTGGAGGGTTTAGTGGAAAGGGCTTCAAATTCGATGCGCAAGAAGCGGCCGCTGTTAACGAGCGGAAGAAGATGCAAAAGGCTGCCCTGGGTCTGCAGGATTCGGACGATGAGGAAGACCTGGAACAGGACATTGACCAGCAGATCGAAAACATGTTCGCTACCAAGCGCATCGTCAAGGAGGTGGAAGCACCGGTCACCAACACTCGGGAGCAGACAAACAATGCACCCGTCGTTCAGGCCCCACCCGTACCGACGGTCACGCACTCCGATAAGCTGGAGCTTGCCAAGCGGTTAGCGTCCAAGATTAACCTCCAGAAAACGCTCGGCACGGACACGAAGGGCGCAACGCAGCAGGCAGCCGAGGCCATACTGAAGGGGGCCAACACGCAGCAGCTCATAACGGCCAAGACGGTGGCGGAACAGTTGGCCGCGAAGCTGAACAACAAGCTCAACTACCAGCCGAAGGACGAAGAGGAACCGGTGGTGGAAACCAACGAGCAGGTATTCCGCAAGTACGAGGAAGAGCTGGAAATCAACGATTTTCCCCAGCAGGCCCGCTGGAAGGTCACATCGAAG GAAGCATTGGCGCAAATTTCCGAGTATTCCGAAGCCGGCCTCACTGTGCGAGGTACGTATGTGCCACCCGGTAAGAATCCTCCCGATGGCGAGCGCAAACTGTATCTTGCGATTGAAAGTTGCAATGAGCTGGCGGTAACGAAGGCCAAGCGTGAAATTACGCGATTGATCAAGGAAGAACTGTTGAAACTGCAAGCCTCTTCGCACCACGTGATCAACAAAGCCCGGTACAAGGTTGTATAA
- the LOC131286691 gene encoding hexamerin-1.1-like: MKLLVAALVICGTILTFCHASYVPTSQTLVNGVSNKYADKEFLEKQKFFFEIMRHLHQPIATEEYLPFAKQWITDQSKYANYTEVNEFLQSYKQGLLKKGEIFTIFNYWYAKQTVQLYRFFQNALDWETYYKNVVWARQNINEGMFLCALTLSVLHRSDLQGIVLPAIYEVYPHHFFNGDVFHDATNRRAMDPSYGFYANKRYNVAQSNFTSTFATQFYGEGSLSYFTEDVGLNAYYYYFMMDYAPFLGGDKLGLNKDRRGELYLFMHQQLLARYSLERSANGLGPVQVLTWESPIATGYYPMLRYWNGVPFRARESNFLWRPYDPIKLSGLKAYEERVRQAIDFGYLNGRDGQRIDLRKPEAIDVVGNLVSGNVDSVHVDYYKMIETTARMILAQGDYYGSSSEVWPGVLMHYETSMRDPLFYQFFQRVLGFYWDFKGFLPPYTIDELNFEGVEIKSVSVEKLVTFFEPFDVDISNGLGFDYTGERSTWNFSVLARKDRLNHKPFSYELNISSQFAGKGVVRMYMGPQMYSLGQLQYMKKMFVEMDQYTVDLVVGNNQIKRNTRDFYYDIRDRTTYSELYMRIMKAYRGEEQFVLDMSEAHCGWPDRLLLPKGLPNGFSMSFFFIVTPFKPPKVAQFSTFDSTYTCGTGSGSKYIDELPFGFPFDREINFSNFVTKNMHFVDVSVYHVNGNQQNASH; encoded by the exons ATGAAGTTGCTGGTTGCTGCGTTGGTGATCTGTGGCACGATCCTTACGTTCTGCCACGCTAGCTATGTCCCGACGTCTCAAACTTTAGTGAACGGCGTGTCGAACAAGTACG CTGATAAGGAGTTCCTGGAGAAGCAAAAATTCTTCTTCGAGATAATGCGCCACTTGCATCAACCCATCGCAACCGAGGAGTACCTGCCCTTTGCAAAGCAATGGATTACGGATCAAAGTAAATATGCG AACTACACTGAAGTAAATGAGTTCCTGCAGTCGTACAAGCAGGGATTGCTTAAGAAAGGGGAAATATTTACCATCTTCAACTACTGGTATGCCAAGCAGACAGTGCAGCTGTATCGCTTCTTCCAAAATGCACTCGACTGGGAAACGTACTACAAGAACGTTGTTTGGGCCCGGCAGAACATCAACGAAGGCATGTTTCTGTGCGCCCTGACACTGTCCGTCCTCCATAGGAGCGATCTGCAGGGTATTGTGCTACCAGCGATCTACGAGGTGTATCCTCATCATTTCTTCAACGGGGACGTCTTCCACGATGCTACGAACCGGCGTGCCATGGATCCGAGCTACGGTTTCTATGCCAACAAAAGATACAACGTTGCACAGTCAAATTTCACCTCCACATTCGCCACCCAGTTCTACGGAGAGGGTTCGCTGTCGTACTTCACGGAGGACGTCGGCTTGAATGcgtactactactacttcatGATGGACTACGCGCCATTCTTGGGTGGTGATAAACTTGGCCTGAACAAGGACCGCAGGGGTGAGTTGTACCTGTTCATGCACCAGCAGCTGCTCGCCCGTTACTCCTTGGAACGCAGCGCAAACGGCCTAGGACCGGTTCAGGTCTTGACCTGGGAGTCTCCGATCGCAACCGGATACTACCCGATGCTGCGCTACTGGAACGGAGTGCCTTTCCGTGCACGTGAAAGCAACTTCCTTTGGCGTCCGTACGATCCGATTAAACTGAGCGGCCTGAAGGCCTACGAGGAGCGCGTACGTCAAGCGATCGATTTCGGATATTTGAACGGACGCGATGGGCAGCGAATTGACCTTCGCAAACCGGAAGCTATCGATGTCGTGGGTAACCTCGTCAGTGGCAATGTGGACAGTGTTCACGTGGACTACTACAAGATGATCGAAACGACGGCACGCATGATACTGGCACAGGGTGACTACTACGGTTCGTCCAGCGAGGTCTGGCCGGGGGTCCTTATGCACTACGAAACTTCGATGCGCGATCCACTGTTCTACCAGTTCTTCCAACGAGTGCTAGGCTTTTACTGGGATTTCAAGGGCTTCCTTCCGCCGTACACAATCGACGAGCTGAACTTCGAAGGAGTGGAGATAAAGAGCGTCTCCGTTGAGAAACTGGTAACCTTCTTCGAGCCGTTTGACGTTGACATTAGCAACGGGCTTGGCTTTGATTACACCGGAGAGCGTTCGACGTGGAACTTCAGTGTGCTGGCGCGCAAAGATCGATTGAATCACAAACCGTTCAGCTACGAGCTGAACATTAGCTCCCAGTTCGCCGGGAAAGGTGTAGTGCGAATGTACATGGGACCGCAGATGTACAGCCTTGGCCAGCTGCAGTACATGAAGAAGATGTTCGTCGAGATGGACCAGTACACGGTGGACCTGGTCGTGGGGAACAACCAGATCAAGCGAAACACGCGTGACTTCTACTACGATATTCGTGATCGGACCACCTACTCGGAGCTGTACATGCGCATCATGAAGGCGTACCGGGGTGAGGAGCAGTTCGTGCTGGACATGTCCGAGGCACACTGCGGATGGCCCGATCGGCTGCTGCTACCTAAAGGCCTACCGAACGGGTTTTCGATGAGCTTCTTCTTTATCGTCACTCCGTTCAAACCACCGAAGGTAGCGCAATTCTCAACATTCGACTCCACGTACACGTGTGGCACTGGGTCGGGTTCGAAGTACATCGACGAGCTTCCGTTTGGGTTTCCGTTCGATCGGGAGATTAACTTCAGTAACTTTGTCACCAAAAATATGCACTTTGTAGACGTTTCGGTGTATCATGTGAACGGGAATCAGCAAAATGCATCGCATTGA
- the LOC131286825 gene encoding hexamerin-1.1-like: protein MRLTVVAIALGLVALTSAAYYPSSHPVTSVKYADKDFLYKQKFFFEVLRNIHLPLQFEEYLPYTKSYITDESKYVNFEDVAEFFNYYKAGFLGKGELFSIYNKEYMTQTYLLFNFFYNSVDFDTFYKNVVFARENVNEGIFIHALTLAVFHHPELKGFVLPAIYEIYPYYFFNTDVIHSVTFRKQYDQKFGFASNGKYNVVYDNFTATYPIDYYGEEKLAYFTEDIGLNAYYYYFMMDYPYFLGTDKYNFSKDRRGELYLYMYQQLIARYYLERQANFLGPIEEFDYDFPLKTGYWSKLSYYNGIPFFVRNDYYSFSKDFYYQVTLLKDYEQRFRQVIDKGYYYLEDGSKIDLRQPESVEYLGNMMFSNPDSVDNYYFGFFEMIARQVYSGGAKFYKYVPSALMHFETSLRDPFFYQLYNRFLTFYYKFKSYLKPYTYEELYFKGVEIKSVVFDKLVTYFEYFDAEVSNVVPIKASGEKFFDFSVFARQKRINHKPFSYTMDVYSEFAGKGVVRVYMGPKFYDFKELQYMKKYFVEVDQYQYDFVTGKNTIVRNSRDFYYSVRDRTTYTELYKKIMTAYNGGEKFVLDNSEAHCGFPDRLLLPKGLPSGYEMTFYFVVTPYYAPKVPQFSTYDNTYQCGVGSGSKYIDDLPFGYPFDRDIDFSYFYTKNMYFKDVFIYHSDEFKVNSSY, encoded by the exons ATGAGACTGACTGTTGTAGCCATCGCACTTGGCCTGGTCGCCCTGACCAGCGCTGCCTACTATCCCTCCTCGCATCCGGTGACCAGCGTGAAGTATG CCGACAAGGACTTCCTGTACAAGCAGAAGTTCTTCTTCGAAGTACTGAGGAACATCCATCTTCCTCTTCAATTCGAAGAGTACTTGCCGTACACTAAGTCCTACATCACCGATGAGAGCAAATATGTG AACTTCGAAGATGTAGCTGAATTCTTCAACTACTACAAAGCCGGATTCCTGGGCAAGGGTGAGCTGTTCAGCATCTACAACAAGGAGTACATGACGCAGACGTACCTTCTGTTCAACTTCTTCTACAACTCCGTTGACTTCGATACCTTCTACAAGAACGTCGTCTTTGCCCGTGAGAACGTGAACGAGGGTATCTTCATTCACGCTCTGACCTTGGCTGTCTTCCATCATCCGGAGCTGAAGGGCTTCGTGCTGCCGGCCATCTACGAAATCTACCCGTACTACTTCTTCAACACCGACGTTATCCATAGTGTCACCTTCCGTAAGCAGTACGACCAGAAGTTCGGTTTTGCTAGCAATGGCAAGTACAATGTTGTCTACGACAACTTCACCGCCACCTACCCGATTGACTACTACGGTGAGGAAAAGCTGGCTTACTTCACTGAGGATATCGGACTGAACGcgtactactactacttcatGATGGACTACCCGTACTTCCTTGGAACCGACAAGTACAACTTCTCCAAGGATCGTCGCGGAGAGCTCTACCTGTACATGTACCAGCAACTCATTGCCCGTTACTACCTGGAGCGTCAAGCGAACTTCCTGGGACCGATTGAGGAATTCGACTATGACTTCCCACTCAAGACCGGATACTGGTCGAAGCTGAGCTACTACAATGGCATTCCGTTCTTCGTCCGCAATGACTACTACAGCTTCTCGAAGGACTTCTACTACCAGGTGACTCTGCTGAAGGACTACGAGCAGCGTTTCCGTCAAGTCATCGACAAGGGTTACTACTACCTGGAGGATGGATCGAAGATCGACCTGCGTCAACCAGAGTCGGTTGAGTACCTCGGAAACATGATGTTCTCCAACCCCGACAGCGTGGATAACTACTACTTCGGATTCTTCGAAATGATCGCCCGCCAGGTGTACAGCGGTGGTGCTAAGTTCTATAAGTACGTCCCGAGCGCCCTGATGCACTTCGAGACCTCCCTGCGTGATCCTTTCTTCTACCAGCTGTACAACCGTTTCCTGACCTTCTACTACAAGTTCAAGAGCTACCTGAAGCCGTACACCTATGAGGAACTGTACTTCAAGGGTGTTGAAATCAAGAGCGTTGTGTTCGACAAGCTTGTTACCTACTTCGAGTACTTCGATGCTGAGGTGAGCAACGTGGTCCCGATCAAGGCATCTGGTGAGAAGTTCTTCGATTTCTCGGTGTTCGCCCGCCAGAAGCGCATCAACCACAAGCCGTTCTCCTACACCATGGATGTGTACTCGGAGTTCGCCGGCAAGGGCGTCGTCCGCGTGTACATGGGCCCCAAATTCTACGACTTCAAGGAACTGCAGTACATGAAGAAATACTTCGTCGAGGTCGATCAGTACCAGTACGACTTTGTCACTGGCAAGAACACCATCGTCCGCAACTCGCGTGACTTCTACTACAGCGTCCGTGACCGCACGACCTACACCGAGCTGTACAAGAAGATCATGACGGCGTACAACGGTGGCGAGAAGTTCGTCCTGGACAACTCCGAGGCTCACTGTGGCTTCCCTGACCGTCTGCTTCTGCCGAAGGGTCTCCCGAGCGGCTATGAGATGACATTCTACTTCGTCGTGACCCCGTACTACGCCCCGAAGGTGCCGCAGTTCTCGACCTACGACAACACGTACCAGTGCGGTGTTGGATCCGGCTCGAAATACATCGACGATCTGCCGTTCGGATATCCGTTCGACCGTGACATCGACTTCAGCTACTTCTACACCAAGAACATGTACTTCAAGGATGTCTTCATCTACCACTCGGATGAATTCAAGGTTAACTCTTCCTACTAA
- the LOC131285728 gene encoding hexamerin-1.1-like, whose product MRLTVVAIALGLVALTSGAYYPPSQPVTGVKYADKDFLYKQKFFFEVLRNIHLPLQFQEYLPYTKSYIADSSKYVNFEEVTEFFNYYKAGFLGKGELFSIYNKEYMTQTYLLFNFFYNSIDFDTFYKNVVFARENVNEGIFIHALTLAVFHHPELKGFVLPAIYEIYPYYFFNTDVIHSVTFRKQYDQKFGFTSNGKYNVVYDNYTATYPIDYYGEEKLAYFTEDIGLNAYYYYFMMDYPYFLGTDKYNFSKDRRGELYLYMYQQLIARYYLERQANFLGPIEEFDYDFPLKTGYWSKLSYYNGIPFFVRNDYYSFSKDFYYQVTLLKDYEQRFRQVIDKGYYYLEDGSKIDLRQPESVEYLGNMMFSNPDSVDNYYFGFFEMIARQVYSGGAKFYKYVPSALMHFETSLRDPFFYQLYNRFLTFYYQFKSYLKPYTYEELYFKGVEIKSVAFEKLMTYFEYFDAEVSNVVPIKASGEKFFDFSVFARQKRINHKPFSYTMDVYSEFAGKGVVRVYMGPKFYDFKDLQYVKKYFVEVDQYQYDFVTGKNTIVRNSRDFYYSVRDRTTYTELYKKIMTAYSGGEKFVLDNSEAHCGFPDRLLLPKGLPSGYEMTFYFIVTPYYAPKVPQFSTYDNTYQCGVGSGSKYIDDLPFGYPFDRDIDFSYFYTKNMYFKDVFIYHSEEIKPYVPYHAVEETPYVPY is encoded by the exons ATGAGACTGACTGTTGTAGCCATCGCACTCGGCCTGGTCGCCCTGACCAGCGGTGCTTACTATCCCCCTTCTCAACCAGTAACTGGAGTTAAGTATG CCGACAAGGACTTCCTGTACAAGCAGAAGTTCTTCTTCGAGGTGCTTAGGAATATCCATCTCCCCCTTCAGTTCCAGGAATACTTGCCATACACTAAGTCCTACATCGCTGATTCGAGCAAATATGTG AACTTCGAAGAAGTGACTGAGTTCTTCAACTACTACAAAGCCGGATTCCTTGGCAAGGGTGAGCTGTTCAGCATCTACAACAAGGAGTACATGACGCAGACGTACCTTCTGTTCAACTTCTTCTACAACTCCATTGACTTCGATACCTTCTACAAGAACGTCGTCTTTGCCCGTGAGAACGTGAACGAGGGTATCTTCATTCACGCCCTGACCTTGGCTGTCTTCCATCATCCGGAGCTGAAGGGCTTCGTGCTGCCGGCCATCTACGAAATCTACCCGTACTACTTCTTCAACACCGACGTTATCCATAGTGTCACCTTCCGTAAGCAGTACGACCAGAAGTTCGGTTTTACTAGCAATGGCAAGTACAATGTTGTCTACGACAACTACACCGCCACCTACCCGATTGACTACTACGGTGAGGAAAAGCTGGCTTACTTCACTGAGGATATCGGACTGAACGCGTACTACTATTACTTCATGATGGACTACCCGTACTTCCTTGGAACCGACAAGTACAACTTCTCGAAGGATCGTCGCGGAGAGCTCTACCTGTACATGTACCAGCAGCTCATTGCCCGTTACTACCTGGAGCGTCAAGCGAACTTCCTGGGACCGATTGAGGAATTCGACTATGACTTCCCACTCAAGACCGGATACTGGTCGAAGCTGAGCTACTACAATGGCATTCCGTTCTTCGTCCGCAATGACTACTACAGCTTCTCGAAGGACTTCTACTACCAGGTGACTCTGCTGAAGGACTACGAGCAGCGTTTCCGTCAAGTCATCGACAAGGGTTACTACTACCTGGAGGATGGATCGAAGATCGACCTGCGTCAACCAGAGTCGGTTGAGTACCTCGGAAACATGATGTTCTCCAACCCCGACAGCGTGGATAACTACTACTTCGGATTCTTCGAAATGATCGCCCGCCAGGTGTACAGCGGTGGTGCTAAGTTCTATAAGTACGTCCCGAGCGCCCTGATGCACTTCGAGACCTCCCTGCGTGATCCTTTCTTCTACCAGCTGTACAACCGTTTCCTGACCTTCTACTACCAGTTCAAGAGCTACCTGAAGCCGTACACCTATGAGGAACTGTACTTCAAGGGTGTTGAAATCAAGAGCGTTGCATTCGAGAAGCTGATGACCTACTTCGAGTACTTCGATGCCGAGGTGAGCAACGTGGTCCCAATCAAGGCATCTGGTGAGAAGTTCTTCGATTTCTCGGTGTTCGCCCGCCAGAAGCGCATCAACCACAAGCCGTTCTCCTACACCATGGATGTGTACTCGGAGTTCGCCGGCAAGGGCGTCGTCCGCGTGTACATGGGCCCCAAGTTCTACGACTTCAAGGATCTGCAGTATGTGAAGAAATACTTCGTCGAGGTTGATCAGTACCAGTACGACTTTGTCACTGGCAAGAACACCATCGTCCGCAACTCGCGTGACTTCTACTACAGCGTCCGTGACCGCACCACCTACACCGAGCTGTACAAGAAGATCATGACGGCGTACAGCGGTGGCGAGAAGTTCGTTCTGGACAACTCCGAGGCTCACTGTGGCTTCCCTGACCGTCTGCTTCTGCCGAAGGGTCTCCCGAGCGGCTATGAGATGACATTCTACTTCATCGTGACCCCGTACTACGCCCCGAAGGTGCCGCAGTTCTCGACCTACGACAACACGTACCAGTGCGGTGTTGGATCCGGCTCGAAATACATCGACGATCTGCCGTTCGGATATCCGTTCGACCGTGACATCGACTTCAGCTACTTCTACACCAAGAACATGTACTTCAAGGATGTCTTCATCTACCACTCCGAAGAAATTAAACCGTACGTGCCGTACCACGCCGTTGAAGAAACGCCGTATGTGCCGTACTAA